In Theropithecus gelada isolate Dixy chromosome 13, Tgel_1.0, whole genome shotgun sequence, one DNA window encodes the following:
- the SERTAD2 gene encoding SERTA domain-containing protein 2, which produces MLGKGGKRKFDEHEDGLEGKIVSPCDGPSKVSYTLQRQTIFNISLMKLYNHRPLTEPSLQKTVLINNMLRRIQEELKQEGSLRPMFTPSSQPTTEPSDSYREGPPAFSHLAPPSSHPCDLGSTTPLEACLTPASLLEDDDDTFCTSQAMQPTAPTKLSPPTLSPEKDSFSSALDEIEELCPTSTSTEAAAAATDSVKGTSSEAGAQKLDGPQESRADDSKLMDSLPGNFEITTSTGFLTDLTLDDILFADIDTSMYDFDPCTSSSGTASKMAPVSADDLLKTLAPYSSQPVAPSQPFKMDLTELDHIMEVLVGS; this is translated from the coding sequence ATGTTGGGTAAAGGAGGAAAACGGAAGTTTGATGAGCATGAAGATGGGCTGGAAGGCAAAATCGTGTCTCCCTGTGACGGTCCATCCAAGGTGTCTTACACCTTACAGCGTCAGACTATCTTCAACATTTCCCTTATGAAACTCTATAACCACAGGCCCCTGACAGAGCCCAGCTTGCAAAAGACCGTTTTAATTAACAACATGTTGAGGCGGATCCAGGAGGAACTCAAACAGGAAGGCAGCCTGAGGCCCATGTTcaccccctcctcccagcccaccACCGAGCCCAGTGACAGCTACCGAGAGGGCCCGCCGGCCTTCAGCCACCTGGCGcccccatcctcccacccctgcGACCTCGGAAGCACTACGCCCCTGGAGGCCTGCCTCACCCCAGCCTCGCTGCTCGAGGACGACGATGACACGTTTTGCACCTCCCAGGCCATGCAGCCCACGGCTCCCACCAAACTGTCACCTCCAACCCTCTCGCCAGAAAAGGACAGTTTCTCCTCCGCCTTGGACGAGATCGAGGAGCTCTGTCCCACATCTACCTCCACAGAGGCGGCCGCGGCTGCGACGGACAGCGTGAAAGGGACCTCCAGCGAGGCTGGTGCCCAGAAACTCGACGGTCCTCAAGAGAGCCGCGCAGATGACTCAAAACTGATGGACTCTCTGCCTGGGAATTTTGAAATAACGACGTCCACGGGTTTCCTCACAGACTTGACCCTAGATGACATCCTGTTTGCTGACATTGATACGTCCATGTATGATTTTGACCCCTGCACTTCCTCATCAGGGACAGCCTCAAAAATGGCCCCTGTGTCTGCCGACGACCTCCTCAAAACTCTGGCTCCTTACAGCAGTCAGCCTGTCGCCCCAAGTCAGCCTTTCAAAATGGACCTCACAGAGCTGGACCACATCATGGAGGTGCTTGTCGGGTCCTAA